From a region of the Latilactobacillus sakei genome:
- a CDS encoding ABC transporter permease, which produces MNFIKRAWQNISFKKGRSLLLVIVMTVILVFIMAGLLIRNAAVTTVNNTKQQVGASVTLSANRDQAFKKMRSSTPPTSTSKTKKPSLSMPSVSLANVKKIAQLSGVANYNVSVATSANADSIDAISTSSASNNGPMGMSQSTSSGDLQITGVLNMKTLSDFKDNTNKITKGRALNSADVNTNNVVIESELAKQNNLRVGDTIKIKATTTGKKAYTLKVVGIYKASQSSSSSMGPQQSDPSNTLYTAYTLANQIKGQTNKVDSAVFTLSNPTQKTAFLKAAKKIINTKKFSLTADDSTYQTLKQSMQKMTNFANKIVWLVAIAGTVILALIIILMVRERRYEMGVLLSLGEKRTKIIGQLLVEMFMLLIVSLALAGIGGQLAAQALSKQVMNSVTTSTTTDSATTQPGGNGGPGGGQAPSGQPGGNRLGGQMPQGNPTKAKAIKASDLNLKINPLTLLQLGAFGFTIISLAVLLASANILRLEPRKILIG; this is translated from the coding sequence ATGAATTTTATCAAACGTGCTTGGCAAAATATTTCATTCAAAAAAGGCCGTAGCTTATTATTAGTCATTGTTATGACTGTTATTCTAGTCTTCATTATGGCCGGGTTACTCATTAGAAACGCTGCAGTAACAACGGTTAACAACACCAAACAACAAGTCGGTGCCAGTGTCACCTTATCGGCCAATCGTGATCAGGCCTTCAAGAAAATGCGCTCGTCGACACCACCAACGAGCACTTCTAAAACGAAGAAACCATCGCTCAGCATGCCTTCAGTTAGCTTAGCCAACGTCAAAAAGATTGCGCAATTATCCGGTGTCGCCAACTACAACGTCAGCGTTGCAACTTCGGCTAATGCTGATTCCATTGATGCGATTAGCACTTCTTCAGCTAGCAATAATGGTCCGATGGGCATGTCGCAATCCACCTCATCAGGCGATTTACAAATCACTGGGGTCCTCAATATGAAGACCCTCAGCGATTTCAAAGATAACACCAATAAAATTACCAAAGGCCGTGCTTTAAACAGTGCCGATGTTAATACTAACAACGTTGTGATTGAAAGCGAACTTGCTAAACAAAACAATCTCAGGGTTGGCGATACAATTAAGATCAAAGCCACAACGACTGGTAAAAAAGCGTACACCCTCAAAGTCGTCGGAATTTACAAAGCGAGTCAAAGTAGCAGCTCAAGTATGGGGCCTCAACAAAGCGATCCTTCTAATACGCTTTATACCGCTTATACCTTGGCTAACCAAATTAAAGGTCAAACCAATAAAGTCGACAGTGCCGTCTTTACTTTAAGCAATCCAACTCAAAAAACGGCCTTCTTGAAAGCTGCTAAGAAAATTATCAACACTAAAAAATTCAGCCTCACAGCAGACGATAGTACTTACCAAACCTTGAAACAATCAATGCAAAAAATGACAAATTTCGCTAATAAAATTGTTTGGTTAGTTGCCATTGCCGGTACCGTCATTTTAGCCCTGATCATCATCTTAATGGTGCGTGAACGCCGTTATGAAATGGGTGTTTTACTCTCATTAGGTGAAAAACGGACTAAGATTATTGGGCAATTACTCGTTGAAATGTTCATGTTACTGATTGTCAGCTTAGCGCTCGCCGGTATCGGTGGTCAACTTGCCGCTCAAGCCCTCAGCAAGCAAGTCATGAATTCCGTTACAACAAGCACCACAACCGACAGCGCAACAACTCAACCTGGCGGTAATGGTGGCCCTGGCGGCGGTCAAGCACCAAGTGGCCAACCTGGTGGTAATCGTCTCGGTGGTCAAATGCCCCAAGGCAATCCAACTAAAGCCAAAGCCATTAAAGCGAGCGATTTAAACCTCAAAATTAATCCGTTAACCTTACTTCAATTAGGCGCCTTTGGTTTCACCATCATTTCTTTGGCAGTATTACTGGCTTCAGCCAATATTCTAAGACTCGAACCACGAAAAATTCTCATTGGATAA
- a CDS encoding ABC transporter — MLTAKDVSYWYDSEENTLYKDVNLNFEAGQLYGIIGSSGAGKTTLLTMLAGLDKPRKGEILYEGTSLQKIGLTQYRNRYVSIVFQAYNLLPYMSALDNVLTAMAITHSERANPSEFALEMLTKVGINPDMARKNVQKLSGGQQQRVAIVRVMCCDAPVVVADEPTGNLDDTNTREIIKLFQELAHEQQKCVILVTHEKEVAASCDVQYLLQHKTFEEVTL, encoded by the coding sequence ATGTTAACAGCCAAAGATGTCAGTTATTGGTACGATTCAGAAGAAAATACACTCTACAAAGACGTTAATCTCAACTTTGAAGCCGGGCAACTCTACGGCATTATCGGTAGTAGTGGCGCTGGGAAAACGACCCTCTTAACAATGCTGGCTGGTCTCGACAAACCACGCAAAGGTGAAATCCTCTATGAAGGCACTTCACTTCAAAAAATCGGTTTGACGCAATACCGCAACCGCTATGTTTCAATTGTCTTCCAAGCCTACAACTTGCTCCCCTATATGTCGGCCCTCGATAACGTCCTAACCGCAATGGCCATTACTCATTCCGAGCGCGCAAACCCCAGTGAGTTTGCGCTAGAGATGCTGACTAAGGTCGGTATCAATCCTGATATGGCTCGTAAAAACGTTCAGAAACTATCCGGCGGGCAGCAACAACGGGTGGCAATCGTCCGGGTAATGTGTTGTGATGCACCAGTCGTTGTTGCCGATGAACCAACCGGTAATTTAGACGACACTAACACCCGGGAAATAATTAAACTGTTCCAAGAGCTCGCCCACGAACAACAAAAATGTGTCATCCTCGTAACCCATGAAAAAGAGGTCGCCGCGAGTTGCGACGTGCAATATCTATTGCAGCACAAAACCTTTGAAGAAGTCACTCTCTAA
- a CDS encoding methylated-DNA--[protein]-cysteine S-methyltransferase, giving the protein MTTIYYDYLTHANQNLVVAATDHGVCFVGSPNQPLSELTTFMPGYDLRQDPSKLAPAIAQITAYLTHKRTTWDLPLDFLGGTPFQQQVWSALQAIPYGQTVTYYQLATQIGRPTAIRAVASAVGRNPLLIIVPCHRVLRKDGSLGGFRGGLAFKKQLLALEQ; this is encoded by the coding sequence ATGACCACAATCTATTACGATTATTTAACGCATGCCAATCAAAACCTAGTCGTTGCCGCAACTGATCACGGTGTCTGCTTTGTCGGTTCCCCTAACCAACCACTCAGTGAGCTAACAACTTTTATGCCCGGTTATGACTTACGACAAGACCCCTCGAAACTGGCGCCAGCAATTGCCCAAATAACGGCCTATCTAACGCATAAGAGAACCACTTGGGATTTACCCCTCGACTTCTTAGGCGGCACGCCTTTCCAACAACAAGTCTGGTCGGCCTTGCAGGCAATTCCATACGGGCAAACCGTGACTTACTATCAACTAGCCACACAAATTGGGCGGCCAACTGCGATTCGAGCAGTAGCTTCTGCTGTTGGACGTAATCCGCTACTAATAATTGTGCCCTGTCATCGCGTCCTCCGCAAAGATGGCTCATTGGGTGGTTTCCGTGGCGGTTTAGCTTTTAAAAAACAGTTATTAGCGCTCGAGCAATAA
- a CDS encoding MIP family channel protein, whose translation MRRYAAEFIGTFMLVFLGTGAVVIAKADTLTIGLAFGLTVTVMAYAFGGVSGGHFNPAVSIAMMINKRLEAKDGVFYIVAQFLGAIVASGLLSVLINALDLSRTGFGQTDFPKIGAGVAFLVEVIVTFSFILVILMTTSDRFGNSQMAPLAIGITLSLLIIVALNLTGGSLNPARSFGPAIFAGGSALAHYWVYLAAPIVGAILAAFTGRLLGSEER comes from the coding sequence ATGCGACGTTATGCAGCAGAATTTATTGGTACTTTTATGTTAGTGTTCTTAGGAACCGGTGCAGTTGTAATTGCTAAAGCTGATACATTAACGATTGGCTTGGCATTTGGGTTAACAGTGACTGTGATGGCTTATGCTTTTGGTGGCGTTTCGGGTGGTCATTTTAACCCGGCCGTTTCTATTGCGATGATGATTAATAAACGCTTAGAAGCAAAAGATGGCGTTTTTTATATCGTAGCGCAATTCTTAGGTGCAATTGTCGCTTCAGGGTTATTATCAGTTCTCATCAATGCGCTTGATTTAAGTCGGACCGGTTTTGGTCAAACTGATTTTCCTAAAATTGGGGCAGGAGTTGCGTTCTTAGTTGAAGTGATCGTAACGTTCAGTTTCATCTTGGTAATCTTAATGACAACTAGTGATCGTTTTGGCAATAGTCAAATGGCACCATTGGCAATCGGGATTACATTGAGCTTATTGATTATCGTTGCGCTTAACTTAACGGGTGGTTCGTTAAACCCTGCTAGAAGTTTTGGACCAGCTATTTTTGCTGGTGGTTCAGCACTAGCTCATTATTGGGTTTACTTAGCAGCCCCAATCGTGGGTGCTATCCTAGCAGCCTTTACGGGTCGTTTATTAGGTAGCGAAGAACGCTAA
- the recQ gene encoding DNA helicase RecQ, with amino-acid sequence MQAQAVLKEKFGYDHFREGQADVIESLLAGTNVLAIMPTGGGKSLCYQIPALMLPGLTLVVSPLISLMKDQVDALNENGIPATFINSTLTQGEVQERFNQAARGEVKLLYVSPERLDSDYFLADLAELTIDLIAVDEAHCISQWGHDFRPSYLRLTDTIKSMRQQPTIVALTATATSQVADDIMHRLGIQHEVKTGFSRENLAFQVVKNQNSDRYLIDYLKVNQQKSGIIYASTRKEVERLTKLIEKAKLPVTMYHGGLNEMVRRQNQEDFLYDRKPIMVATNAFGMGIDKSNVRFVVHAQIPGSLEAYYQEAGRAGRDGLPSEAILLFKVNDVQIQHFFIDQSEMDDENKQREYAKLQEMTQYANTQQCLQQYIVNYFDDDCEKCGRCSNCLDTRESQDITIDAQKVLSCIKRMDERFGKVMVAQVLTGSKNQKIMQFRFDELPTYGLMRGDSQKEVSGLIDYLVASGYLRASGGQYPVLQITLAGVKVLKGQEKVTRKMAAKVQKTLPEDNELFERLRELRRDLAEEQGVPPFVIFSDKTLYSMCEIMPTSLTEMLDVKGVGENKLEKYGELFLDILVAE; translated from the coding sequence ATGCAGGCACAAGCAGTACTAAAAGAAAAATTTGGCTATGATCATTTTAGAGAAGGCCAAGCAGATGTGATTGAATCCTTATTAGCAGGAACCAATGTATTGGCAATTATGCCAACTGGTGGTGGGAAGTCGCTATGTTATCAGATTCCAGCGCTGATGTTACCGGGATTAACACTAGTCGTTTCGCCATTGATTTCATTGATGAAAGATCAAGTCGATGCGCTCAACGAAAATGGGATTCCGGCAACGTTCATCAACAGTACCTTGACGCAAGGTGAAGTGCAAGAACGCTTCAATCAGGCGGCGCGGGGTGAAGTCAAGTTACTCTATGTATCACCGGAACGGTTGGATTCGGATTACTTTTTAGCGGATTTAGCCGAGTTAACAATCGATTTGATTGCCGTCGATGAAGCGCATTGTATCTCGCAGTGGGGACACGATTTTCGGCCTAGTTATTTACGCTTAACGGACACGATTAAAAGCATGCGGCAACAACCAACGATTGTTGCGTTAACGGCGACCGCTACGTCACAAGTGGCGGATGATATTATGCACCGCTTGGGGATTCAACATGAAGTTAAGACTGGCTTTTCACGGGAAAATCTCGCTTTTCAAGTAGTTAAAAACCAAAATAGTGATCGCTACTTAATCGATTATTTGAAGGTTAACCAGCAAAAATCGGGCATCATTTATGCTAGTACTCGGAAAGAAGTTGAACGGCTCACGAAGTTGATTGAAAAAGCCAAACTACCGGTCACAATGTATCATGGCGGTTTAAATGAAATGGTGCGCCGACAAAATCAAGAAGATTTTCTCTACGATCGTAAACCGATTATGGTCGCCACGAATGCTTTTGGAATGGGAATCGATAAGAGTAATGTGCGGTTTGTCGTCCATGCACAGATTCCTGGCAGCTTAGAAGCTTACTATCAAGAAGCCGGTCGAGCTGGTCGTGATGGTTTACCAAGTGAGGCGATTCTACTCTTTAAAGTCAATGATGTGCAGATTCAACACTTTTTCATCGATCAATCAGAAATGGATGATGAAAATAAGCAACGGGAATACGCCAAATTACAAGAAATGACGCAATACGCTAATACCCAGCAGTGCTTGCAACAATATATTGTTAATTATTTCGATGATGATTGTGAAAAATGTGGTCGTTGCAGTAACTGCCTTGATACGCGCGAATCACAAGATATTACAATTGATGCCCAAAAGGTTTTATCGTGCATCAAACGAATGGATGAACGTTTCGGTAAAGTGATGGTTGCACAAGTATTGACGGGTTCTAAGAACCAGAAGATTATGCAGTTTCGTTTTGACGAGTTGCCAACATACGGTTTGATGCGGGGCGATTCGCAAAAAGAAGTTAGTGGCTTGATTGATTACTTAGTCGCGTCGGGCTATTTACGGGCTTCTGGTGGTCAATATCCCGTTTTACAAATCACGTTAGCGGGCGTCAAGGTGCTTAAAGGCCAAGAAAAAGTGACGCGTAAAATGGCCGCTAAAGTTCAAAAAACATTGCCTGAAGACAATGAGTTATTCGAACGCTTACGGGAACTACGCCGTGATTTAGCTGAGGAACAGGGTGTACCACCATTTGTAATCTTCTCGGATAAGACGTTGTATTCAATGTGTGAAATTATGCCAACCTCACTGACTGAAATGTTAGATGTTAAAGGGGTCGGCGAAAATAAATTAGAAAAATATGGTGAATTATTCTTGGATATTTTAGTGGCTGAATAA
- a CDS encoding YbhB/YbcL family Raf kinase inhibitor-like protein: MQLTSTGIHNGYFDDIYGGYSDARNEAGMPTYSIPFTIEQAPADTVTYAAIFYDLDAYEVTKGFPWIHWTLANLKSTTVLANSSQQQPDFVQGVNTWHSPMTDNQSAEASACYGGMTPPNRDHTYTLTVFALDCSLDLEDSFYLNQLTTAMKGHILDKAVLEAKYRQFKH; the protein is encoded by the coding sequence ATGCAATTAACAAGTACAGGAATTCATAATGGTTATTTTGATGATATTTATGGCGGCTACAGCGATGCCCGAAACGAAGCTGGTATGCCGACTTATTCAATTCCTTTTACAATTGAACAAGCGCCTGCAGACACCGTTACTTATGCGGCGATTTTCTATGATTTAGATGCCTATGAAGTCACTAAGGGCTTCCCTTGGATTCATTGGACTCTCGCTAATCTGAAATCAACAACGGTTTTGGCAAATAGTAGTCAACAGCAACCTGATTTTGTGCAAGGCGTCAATACGTGGCATAGTCCGATGACGGATAACCAATCGGCAGAGGCCTCTGCTTGCTACGGCGGTATGACACCGCCAAATCGCGATCACACCTATACTCTGACAGTTTTTGCGCTCGACTGTTCGCTTGATTTAGAGGATAGTTTTTACCTCAATCAATTGACAACTGCCATGAAGGGCCACATCCTTGATAAAGCTGTTCTAGAAGCAAAATACCGTCAATTTAAGCACTAA
- a CDS encoding DNA alkylation repair protein, with the protein MMLIFELPIHPENQAAMARYMQDQFTFNGVKATERHAYERDFWLAVKQLPAAELMVIIKALYAREAREYQYVAIDIAARAVRKWQRADLLQFAELVTEKAWWDSVDPWKRVFSAYIKRHPAEFEWVGQLFAQKDNFWLRRVGLILQLGFKDATCIDYLQAAIEADQITPEFFIQKAIGWALRDYAKTNPEWVIDFVDSHTLSALAQREALKQL; encoded by the coding sequence ATGATGCTGATATTTGAGTTACCCATTCATCCAGAAAACCAAGCAGCGATGGCGCGATATATGCAAGATCAGTTTACTTTTAATGGTGTCAAAGCGACCGAAAGACATGCTTACGAACGCGACTTTTGGCTAGCTGTGAAACAGTTACCGGCGGCAGAATTGATGGTGATTATTAAGGCGCTTTATGCGCGTGAAGCGCGCGAATATCAATATGTGGCAATCGATATTGCGGCGCGGGCCGTCCGTAAATGGCAACGTGCAGATCTATTACAGTTTGCCGAATTAGTAACTGAAAAAGCCTGGTGGGATAGTGTGGACCCTTGGAAACGCGTTTTTAGTGCGTACATCAAGCGTCATCCAGCTGAATTTGAATGGGTCGGGCAACTATTCGCTCAAAAAGATAACTTTTGGTTACGCCGCGTTGGGCTGATTCTGCAATTAGGGTTCAAGGACGCAACGTGTATTGATTATTTGCAAGCCGCTATCGAAGCCGATCAAATAACACCGGAATTCTTCATTCAAAAAGCGATTGGCTGGGCCTTACGTGATTACGCTAAGACTAATCCGGAATGGGTAATTGATTTTGTTGACTCCCATACGTTATCGGCATTAGCGCAACGCGAAGCGTTAAAACAACTCTAA
- a CDS encoding sulfite exporter TauE/SafE family protein yields the protein MTLVIVVLIVLLGAFTRTVFGFGEALVTMPLLALVAFDLKSATALIGALGLIVAIPAVVQHRRQIDIAIVRRLVIGSLLGVPVGIALMTYVPTVIVLRTLAGFLIIYGSYNLYQLQQHRVQKQHLKAPVWDYLAGVISGVMGSAYNSHGVPVVIYGTLKKWPVSELRGILQAHFVCVGTVVVISHLLAGFWTRQVVQLLGISLPLLLIVIPLGNWVSAKIDSQTMVRYIYDLLIVFGGLLLYKTF from the coding sequence ATGACGCTAGTGATTGTCGTTTTAATTGTCCTATTAGGGGCCTTTACGCGAACTGTTTTTGGCTTTGGTGAAGCGTTAGTGACGATGCCGTTATTAGCATTAGTGGCATTTGATTTAAAATCGGCGACGGCCTTAATCGGAGCTTTAGGCCTCATCGTGGCCATTCCAGCGGTTGTTCAGCACCGCCGGCAGATTGATATCGCAATTGTGCGCCGGCTCGTCATTGGCTCATTATTGGGCGTTCCGGTCGGGATTGCCCTAATGACCTATGTGCCAACAGTGATTGTATTACGGACTTTGGCCGGTTTTTTAATCATATATGGTAGTTATAATTTGTATCAACTGCAGCAACACCGCGTTCAAAAACAACATTTAAAAGCACCGGTTTGGGACTACTTAGCGGGGGTTATTTCGGGTGTCATGGGCAGTGCTTATAACAGTCACGGCGTCCCGGTTGTGATTTATGGAACGCTGAAAAAATGGCCCGTCTCGGAATTGCGCGGTATTTTACAGGCCCATTTTGTCTGTGTGGGGACGGTCGTCGTGATTAGTCATCTATTGGCAGGATTTTGGACGCGCCAAGTCGTTCAATTATTGGGGATTAGTTTGCCCTTATTGCTAATTGTGATACCGCTAGGAAACTGGGTTAGTGCCAAAATTGATAGCCAAACAATGGTTCGTTACATTTATGACTTATTAATCGTTTTTGGCGGCTTATTATTGTATAAAACATTTTAA